In Eucalyptus grandis isolate ANBG69807.140 chromosome 4, ASM1654582v1, whole genome shotgun sequence, the following proteins share a genomic window:
- the LOC104443270 gene encoding aquaporin TIP2-1 — MRVIKVSSFLRAGSQFLDVMEELFSKSSLRSYFAEFISTFIFVFAGLGSAISAGMSAAPAAGATGENCHILVVAMAHAFALFAAVFTSAHISGGHVNPAVTMGLVMGGHVSILSGVCFCLAQLLGSTIACVLLMLLTPGQAIPPGELAPHVTGMGGTATEFIGTFALVYTVCAARDPRKGPHGIAGPTAIGFVYGANFMLTGPFTGGFMNPARSFGPAAVTGDFSNHWVHWVGPIAGGGVAGLVYESLMSQGSGSDHVSDQADVV, encoded by the exons ATGAGGGTGATCAAAGTCTCTTCCTTTCTAAGAGCGGGTTCCCAATTCCTGGACGTCATGGAAGAGCTGTTCAGCAAGTCCTCCCTCCGGTCCTACTTCGCCGAGTTCATCTCCACCTTCATCTTCGTCTTTGCCGGTTTGGGCTCTGCGATCTCTGCCG GCATGTCGGCGGCCCCCGCGGCTGGCGCCACTGGGGAGAATTGCCACATCCTGGTGGTGGCCATGGCGCATGCTTTTGCCCTGTTCGCGGCGGTGTTCACCTCGGCTCATATCTCCGGCGGCCATGTCAACCCAGCAGTGACGATGGGGCTGGTAATGGGAGGTCACGTCAGCATTCTGAGCGGAGTTTGTTTCTGCTTGGCTCAGCTCTTGGGTTCCACCATTGCTTGTGTCCTCTTGATGCTCCTCACACCAGGCCAG GCGATACCGCCAGGTGAGTTAGCTCCACACGTGACGGGCATGGGCGGCACGGCGACGGAGTTCATAGGGACATTTGCTCTCGTCTACACAGTCTGCGCCGCAAGAGACCCGAGAAAGGGACCGCATGGGATAGCAGGCCCCACGGCGATCGGGTTTGTATACGGAGCGAATTTCATGCTGACCGGGCCATTCACCGGCGGGTTCATGAACCCGGCTCGGTCTTTTGGGCCGGCAGCAGTCACCGGAGACTTCAGCAACCACTGGGTTCATTGGGTCGGGCCCATTGCGGGCGGCGGAGTAGCTGGGTTGGTCTATGAGAGCCTCATGTCGCAGGGCAGCGGGAGTGACCACGTTAGTGATCAAGCCGATGTGGTTTAA
- the LOC104442284 gene encoding 40S ribosomal protein S14-2, with protein sequence MSKRKVREPKEETVTLGPAVREGEYVFGVAHIFASFNDTFIHVTDLSGRETLVRITGGMKVKADRDESSPYAAMLAAQDVAQRCKELGVTALHIKLRATGGNKTKTPGPGAQSALRALARSGMKIGRIEDVTPIPTDSTRRKSGRRGRRL encoded by the exons ATG TCGAAGAGAAAGGTCAGGGAGCCCAAGGAGGAGACCGTCACGCTCGGCCCCGCCGTGCGCGAGGGCGAGTACGTCTTCGGCGTCGCCCACATCTTCGCCTCCTTCAACGACACCTTCATC CATGTCACCGACCTCTCTGGGAGGGAAACCCTTGTTCGCATCACCG GCGGCATGAAGGTGAAAGCTGACAGGGATGAATCGTCACCTTATGCAGCCATGCTTGCAGCCCAAGATGTGGCTCAGCGATGCAAG GAGCTTGGTGTTACTGCCCTTCACATTAAGCTTCGTGCTACTGGAGGAAATAAGACCAAGACCCCAGGTCCGGGTGCTCAGTCAGCACTTCGAGCCCTTGCACGTTCTGGCATGAAAATTGGTCGCATAG AGGATGTGACACCGATACCAACCGACAGTACTCGCAGAAAGAGTGGTAGAAGGGGGAGAAGGCTGTGA
- the LOC104442286 gene encoding LOW QUALITY PROTEIN: elongation factor G-2, mitochondrial (The sequence of the model RefSeq protein was modified relative to this genomic sequence to represent the inferred CDS: inserted 1 base in 1 codon), whose amino-acid sequence MARLSKSSASRLLYTLCASPPLSSPSAAHHLQSPLASLLLCGSRLRHFSTGNLARAAAAAAKDDKEPWWKENLDKLRNIGISAHIDSGKTTLTERILFYTGKIHEIHEVRGRDGIGATMDSMDLEREKGITIQSAATYCTWKGYQVNIIDTPGHVDFTIEVERALRVLDGAILVLCSVGGVQSQSITVDRQMRRYEVPRVAFINKLDRMGADPWKVLNQARSKLRHHSAAVQVPIGLEEEFQGLVDLVQLKAYYFHGSNGENVVTAEVPANMENLVTEKRRELIEMVSEVDDKLAEAFISDEPISSADLEEAIRRATIAKKFVPVFMGSAFKNKGVQPLLDGVLSYLPCPIEVSNYALDQNKQEEKVALTGTPDGPLVALAFKLEEGRXGQLTYLRIYEGVIRKGDFVINVNTGKKLKVPRLGRMHSNEMEDIPEAHAGQIVAVFGMDCASGDTFTDGKVKYTMTSMNVPDPVMSLAVSPVSKDSGGQFSKALNRFQREDPTFRVGLDAESGQTIISGMGELHLEVYVERIRREYKVEATVGKPRVNFRETVTQRAEFDYLHKKQTGGQGQYGRVCGYVEPLPEGSLVKFEFENMIVGQAIPSNFIPAIEKGFKEAANSGSLIGHPVENIRIVLTDGASHNVDSSELAFKLAAIYAFRQCYSASKPVILEPIMLVELKVPTEFQGTVAGDINKRKGIIVGNDQDGDETVIVAQVPLNNMFGYSTSLRSMTQGKGEFTMEYKEHSAVSQDVQMQLVNAHKASKAE is encoded by the exons atGGCGCGGCTCTCGAAATCGTCGGCGTCGCGCCTCCTCTACACGCTCTGCGCCTCGCCTCCCCTCTCCTCGCCGTCGGCCGCGCACCACCTCCAATCGCCGCTCGCGTCGCTGCTCCTCTGCGGCTCCCGCCTCCGGCACTTCTCGACGGGGAACCTCgcccgggcggcggcggcggcggcgaaggacGACAAGGAGCCGTGGTGGAAGGAGAATTTGGACAAGCTCCGCAACATCGGGATCTCTGCCCACATCGACTCCGGCAAGACGACCCTCACCGAGAGGATTCTCTTCTACACTGGCAAGATCCATGAGATCCACGAGGTCCGAGGGAGGGATGGGATCGGCGCGACGATGGACTCGATGGATTTGGAAAGGGAGAAGGGGATCACCATCCAGTCCGCCGCCACTTACTGCACTTGGAAGGGGTATCAG GTTAACATTATTGACACACCTGGGCATGTTGACTTTACGATAGAGGTGGAGAGGGCTTTACGTGTTCTCGATGGGGCTATTCTTGTCCTTTGTAGTGTTGGTGGCGTACAAAGTCAATCTATAACTGTTGACCGTCAAATGAGAAGATATGAAGTTCCCAGAGTtgcatttataaataaacttgaTCGAATGGGAGCAGATCCTTGGAAAGTTCTTAACCAG GCAAGGTCTAAACTTCGACACCATAGCGCTGCTGTTCAAGTTCCAATTGGTTTGGAAGAAGAATTTCAGGGTCTTGTTGACCTAGTACAGTTGAAAGCCTATTATTTTCATGGTTCCAATGG TGAAAATGTTGTCACTGCTGAGGTACCTGCCAATATGGAAAATCTGGTCACAGAAAAGAGGCGTGAACTAATTGAGATGGTTTCGGAAGTTGATGATAAACTTGCCGAAGCATTTATCAGTGATGAGCCTATATCATCTGCTGATCTTGAG GAAGCCATACGCAGGGCCACCATAGCAAAAAAATTTGTACCTGTTTTCATGGGTAGTGCATTCAAAAATAAG GGAGTTCAACCTCTTTTGGATGGTGTCCTCAGTTATTTGCCCTGTCCAATTGAAGTCAGTAATTATGCTCTTGATCAAAACAAGCAGGAAGAAAAG GTTGCGTTGACTGGAACTCCAGATGGACCATTAGTAGCATTGGCCTTCAAATTGGAGGAAGGGC TCGGTCAGTTAACATATTTAAG aaTTTACGAGGGTGTCATTCGAAAGGGGGACTTTGTCATCAATGTAAACACTGGAAAGAAGTTGAAG GTTCCTCGCCTCGGACGGATGCATTCTAATGAGATGGAG GATATTCCAGAGGCACATGCTGGGCAAATTGTTGCTGTTTTTGGAATGGATTGTGcctcag GCGATACATTCACTGATGGGAAAGTTAAATACACCATGACCTCCATGAATGTGCCTGATCCGGTGATGTCCTTGGCTGTTTCCCCAGTTTCAAAAGATTCTGGGGGCCAA TTTTCAAAAGCTTTGAACCGTTTCCAAAGGGAGGATCCTACCTTCCGCGTGGGTTTGGATGCTGAGAGTGGGCAG acCATCATATCTGGTATGGGAGAGTTGCATTTGGAGGTATACGTTGAACGAATTCGCAGGGAGTACAAG GTAGAGGCAACTGTCGGAAAGCCTCGTGTGAATTTCAGAGAAACTGTTACACAGCGTGCTGAATTTGATTACTTGCATAAGAAACAAACTGGAGGACAGGGTCAATATGGTAGAGTATGTGG GTATGTTGAACCTCTTCCAGAAGGGTCGCTGGtaaagtttgaatttgaaaacatGATTGTTGGGCAGGCCATACCTTCCAATTTTATCCCTGCAATTGAGAAAGGCTTCAAAGAAGCTGCCAACTC GGGGTCATTGATTGGTCATCCTGTTGAAAATATTCGCATTGTTCTGACTGATGGTGCTTCACATAATGTGGATTCTAGTGAGCTGGCTTTTAAGTTGGCCGCCATCTATGCATTTAGACAG TGCTATTCAGCTTCAAAACCTGTAATCTTGGAACCGATAATGCTGGTGGAGTTAAAAGTACCAACAGAGTTTCAGGGAACTGTTGCTGGTGATATCAATAA GAGGAAAGGTATAATCGTAGGCAATGACCAGGATGGAGATGAAACAGTAATTGTGGCTCAG GTCCCTCTGAACAATATGTTTGGCTACTCCACTTCTCTTCGTTCAATGACACAG GGCAAAGGCGAGTTCACAATGGAATACAAGGAACATTCAGCTGTCTCTCAGGATGTGCAAATGCAGTTGGTAAATGCACACAAGGCTAGTAAGGCTGAATAG
- the LOC104430502 gene encoding cell number regulator 6-like, translated as MAEGNAPSRYVRLTKDQAPLEDITPGELNQPVQIPQLNVRRCSECGQPLPETYEAPADEDWTTGIYACADDPESCRTGLFCPCVLFGRNVETLRDDIPWTNACVCHAIFVEGGLALAAATAVFHGIDPRTSFLICESLFFAWWICGIYTGLFRQSLQNKYHLKNSPCDPCLVHCCMHWCALCQEHREMKNHLSDNAVLPETVVNPPPVQEMSSKHDHQSAAAPPAPASKGPESTNLEMQPV; from the exons ATGGCGGAGGGCAATGCGCCGTCGAGGTACGTGAGGCTGACGAAGGACCAGGCGCCGCTGGAGGACATCACTCCCGGCGAGCTCAACCAGCCCGTGCAAATCCCTCAG TTGAATGTCCGTAGATGTTCTGAATGTGGGCAACCTTTACCGGAAACTTACGAGGCCCCAGCTGACGAAGATTGGACGACTGGCATTTATGCTTGTGCTGATGATCCTGAAAGCT GCCGGACAGGGCTTTTCTGCCCCTGTGTGCTGTTTGGGCGCAATGTAGAAACATTGAGAGATGATATTCCTTGGACAAATGCTTGTGTTTGCCATGCCATATTTGTTGAAGGCGGATTAGCTCTTGCCGCAGCAACAGCGGTGTTTCATGGTATTGATCCTAGGACATCATTTCTTATCTGCGAGAGTCTGTTTTTCGCTTGGTGGATCTGTGGCATCTACACTGGCCTCTTTCGGCAGTCATTACAAAATAAGTATCATCTGAAG AATTCACCATGCGATCCATGTCTAGTGCACTGCTGCATGCACTGGTGTGCGTTGTGCCAGGAACACCGGGAGATGAAGAATCATCTCTCTGATAATGCCGTGCTGCCTGAGACCGTGGTTAACCCTCCTCCCGTTCAAGAGATGAGCTCTAAACACGACCATCAATCTGCAGCTGCGCCACCTGCTCCTGCGTCCAAGGGTCCAGAAAGCACCAATTTGGAAATGCAGCCGGTGTAG